The Ananas comosus cultivar F153 linkage group 2, ASM154086v1, whole genome shotgun sequence genome contains a region encoding:
- the LOC109725004 gene encoding uncharacterized protein LOC109725004, with translation MLSSENPSEPSCSSNPSPPLRSDDKASEKLGFQEPDPVESEDTPTPNFCIRDYVFTSRSKGVATSWPFGSRVLQLFVKNGVEDLLPPFEPPRLVRARSSAKAFEPHKPVICSEAAQISAHLESVEPKDGDPGDGERISGSPINGLTEERPDHAQNRLPEDNQVGSFEEITDQENEILPAVTSDDQAGRVQSKIRKPVNEIEVSEPVAPPKKLQTPPEISEKKCKLVVKLGSSSDTGRAEDLVSNSSTVSDPMASKVCPVCKVFSSTSNTTLNAHIDQCLSMESNTKEVETKLLKPRVKPRKKRLMVDVYATAAHCTLEDLDKRNGTNWAAELALLAASSDLRVESQKPDLTPAESRNVESEGAVYVDSNGIKLRILSKFNDAPPVISSEESRPGQVEMEKASKSVLISKEKHFGAKYLKAKKLKVKGKKFKFTSLKLSKARIQAKPDGDGLVDAHQKEKSLSDLPKVTGKSMSCGPATLRQWVCSKRSGLPKKPNNKDARKSSEDSAHVTRKLAVSNHIESADSHIDKGHNTKFCGSSEITPTPPHDASPREVSPEPPVSIPKWSSKAAALSSGLRFKLSRSPGASASLPSKKTEHIGIRDVQKSHKSSVEKNFLNRSTSFSVEAQKGDLSDSPSTFRKFRKQRTVLRTGKRKTEISSDGTENTCKKPRAHQSDALESEMLAYEQREDQNNEVNPGLEAGCRDAEAEMQVEAPVSKDDVSDSSAEKIIVNDPLITESVNLETLESNLNGASDVCQSVEVQLPSLSVSEAHRETIVRGSSDKVIPEETHVYKDLELGAEEESCASLTSHGNMSLETPQDSNSSITSNREASNQDHSLAVDGEPAESPVSTASTLSLHSSKDSKFKELESNPFTKSAGIQDNAGLTLPSGETVRVTEGTVERIINQEAKAVLPSKEHEQSSIEKPCCCSCGESLFKESHTLRQSPAALGTTLTSKGKQVPRLYIGPRSSSSFSSYQSLRSSNTLANLSFNSANQSVSAKGSSESALNVSACIEASSNSPSCQTQLPSPSNPILRLMGKNLLVVNKDETLQPQTPNSEFLYNMNYMSPLGFAPSVGSLKSENFQYYNMGGSAVSSQAPLMSAWAQSQNNFLAQPYRNSLQKPYEELRAPSRVPSTMQEVIVIDDPPEAAERPKGSFVMTQTASPQAAFSAANPVLARSFPVFPNQNQFVFRDASGAPRPLLPNFYPRVSSSLVMPGSTSEGQSAFVPTPFMFQPPTGHPSPSIYYSQTLH, from the exons ATGTTATCCAGTGAAAACCCTTCAGAGCCTTCATGTTCCTCTAATCCTTCACCACCACTGAGATCTGATGATAAAGCCTCTGAAAAGCTTGGGTTCCAAGAGCCTGACCCAGTAGAGTCTGAGGACACACCTACTCCCAATTTCTGCATAAG GGATTATGTTTTCACATCAAGGAGCAAAGGCGTCGCGACGAGTTGGCCGTTTGGTTCGCGAGTATTGCAACTTTTTGTGAAGAATGGTGTCGAAGATCTACTCCCACCTTTCGAACCTCCCCGTCTGGTGAGAGCCCGTTCTTCCGCGAAAGCATTTGAACCCCACAAACCGGTCATTTGTTCAGAAGCTGCACAAATCTCAGCCCATTTAGAGTCGGTTGAGCCGAAAGATGGCGACCCGGGAGACGGAGAGCGCATATCAGGCTCGCCGATAAATGGACTGACTGAGGAGCGTCCAGATCATGCTCAAAACCGTCTGCCTGAAGATAACCAAGTTGGCAGTTTTGAGGAAATTACTGATCAAGAAAACGAGATATTGCCTGCAGTGACGAGTGATGATCAAGCTGGGAGAGTTCAAAGTAAGATTAGAAAGCCTGTAAATGAGATAGAGGTTTCCGAACCTGTTGCGCCGCCCAAGAAGCTTCAAACTCCGCCCGAGATTTCGGAAAAGAAGTGCAAATTAGTAGTCAAATTGGGTTCGAGTTCAGATACCGGCCGAGCAGAAGACTTGGTTTCTAACTCCAGCACGGTTTCTGACCCGATGGCTTCGAAGGTTTGCCCTGTTTGCAAAGTGTTTTCCTCCACGTCAAACACCACTTTGAATGCTCACATAGACCAATGCCTCTCTATGGAGTCGAACACCAAGGAAGTAGAAACAAAACTCTTGAAGCCGAGAGTTAAACCGAGGAAGAAGAGATTGATGGTAGATGTTTATGCCACGGCGGCCCATTGCACTCTCGAGGACCTCGATAAGAGGAACGGGACCAATTGGGCTGCCGAATTGGCTTTGCTCGCCGCAAGTAGCGATTTACGGGTGGAAAGCCAAAAACCAGACCTGACGCCGGCCGAGTCTCGAAATGTTGAAAGTGAAGGAGCAGTTTACGTCGACTCGAATGGCATAAAGCTTCGGATTTTGTCTAAGTTTAATGACGCACCGCCTGTGATTTCGAGCGAGGAATCCAGACCGGGGCAGGTTGAAATGGAGAAGGCAAGCAAGAGTGTGTTGATCAGCAAGGAAAAGCACTTTGGAGCCAAGTACTTAAAGGCGAAGAAGCTGAAGGTGAAAgggaagaaatttaaatttacctCACTCAAGCTTTCAAAAGCCCGG ATTCAAGCAAAACCAGACGGAGACGGTCTTGTAGATGCTCATCAGAAGGAAAAATCATTATCAGATTTGCCAAAAGTTACAGGTAAATCCATGAGTTGTGGACCTGCGACTCTAAGGCAGTGGGTGTGTTCCAAAAGGTCGGGTCTTCCAAAAAAGCCGAACAACAAAGACGCCCGTAAATCCTCGGAGGATTCAGCACATGTTACAAGGAAGTTGGCCGTAAGCAACCATATAGAGTCAGCTGACTCTCATATTGATAAAGGCCACAATACGAAATTTTGTGGGTCATCTGAGATAACACCCACTCCTCCACATGATGCTTCTCCGAGGGAAGTGTCCCCAGAACCACCCGTCTCTATCCCCAAGTGGTCATCCAAAGCTGCTGCTTTATCCAGTGGTCTACGGTTCAAGCTATCTAGATCGCCGGGAGCTTCTGCTTCTTTGCCAAGTAAAAAGACGGAGCATATTGGCATCAGAGATGTTCAAAAGTCCCATAAATCTTCTGTGGAGAAGAATTTCCTAAATAGGAGTACATCGTTCTCAGTGGAAGCACAGAAGGGCGATCTGAGCGATTCACCGAGTACATTTAGAAAGTTCCGTAAGCAAAGAACGGTATTGAGGACTGGTAAACGGAAAACAGAAATTTCATCTGATGGAACTGAAAATACATGCAAAAAACCTAGGGCCCATCAATCTGACGCCTTGGAGAGTGAGATGCTGGCTTATGAACAAAGAGAAGATCAAAACAATGAGGTGAACCCAGGATTGGAGGCTGGATGCCGTGATGCTGAAGCTGAAATGCAAGTCGAGGCTCCGGTCTCTAAAGATGATGTGAGTGATTCTTCCGCAGAAAAGATTATCGTCAATGATCCTCTGATTACTGAATCCGTAAACTTGGAGACCCTAGAATCAAATTTGAATGGTGCGTCGGATGTTTGCCAATCGGTGGAAGTTCAACTTCCTTCTCTCTCAGTAAGTGAGGCTCATCGGGAAACAATTGTGCGAGGATCTTCTGATAAAGTTATCCCTGAAGAGACCCATGTGTACAAGGACTTGGAATTGGGAGCTGAGGAGGAATCTTGTGCTTCTTTGACTAGTCATGGTAATATGAGTCTTGAAACACCGCAAGATAGTAATTCGTCTATAACCTCGAATAGAGAAGCCTCTAATCAAGACCACAGTTTGGCTGTAGATGGAGAGCCCGCAGAATCTCCTGTTTCGACCGCTTCGactctctctcttcactcatCAAAGGACAGTAAATTCAAGGAGTTGGAATCCAACCCATTTACAAAATCAGCTGGCATCCAAGATAACGCGGGTTTAACACTGCCGTCAGGTGAAACCGTGAGAGTAACCGAAGGAACTGTGGAGAGAATAATCAATCAGGAAGCTAAAGCAGTTCTCCCTTCGAAGGAGCATGAGCAATCTTCTATTGAAAAGCCCTGTTGCTGCTCTTGTGGAGAAAGCCTTTTCAAAGAATCTCATACTCTCAGACAAAGTCCTGCCGCACTCGGAACAACATTGACTTCTAAAGGGAAGCAGGTTCCCAGATTATATATTGGTCCGAGAAGCTCGTCTTCCTTTAGTTCTTACCAAAGTTTGAGAAGCAGCAATACATTGGCTAACTTGAGCTTCAACTCGGCTAATCAGTCTGTTTCTGCAAAGGGTTCATCCGAGTCAGCTCTAAATGTCTCAGCTTGCATCGAAGCTAGTTCGAACAGTCCATCGTGTCAAACTCAACTCCCATCGCCTTCAAATCCTATACTTAGATTGATGGGCAAGAACTTGCTGGTGGTGAATAAGGATGAAACTCTTCAACCTCAAACTCCAAATTCAGAGTTTCTCTACAATATGAATTATATGTCTCCTCTCGGTTTTGCACCCTCGGTCGGTTCATTGAAGTCGGAAAATTTCCAGTATTATAACATGGGTGGATCAGCAGTTTCGAGCCAGGCTCCACTAATGTCTGCTTGGGCTCAATCTCAGAACAATTTTCTGGCTCAACCTTATCGCAATTCTCTACAGAAGCCGTATGAGGAGCTCAGAGCACCCTCTCGAGTTCCGTCCACGATGCAAGAAGTGATAGTGATAGACGACCCTCCTGAAGCTGCAGAAAGGCCCAAAGGTAGTTTCGTTATGACTCAAACTGCTTCGCCGCAAGCAGCTTTTTCGGCAGCCAATCCTGTGCTGGCAAGATCATTCCCTGTCTTTCCGAACCAGAATCAGTTTGTGTTCAGGGACGCATCAGGTGCGCCGAGACCCCTGCTGCCGAATTTCTACCCGAGGGTGAGTTCAAGTTTGGTGATGCCAGGGAGCACTTCTGAGGGCCAAAGTGCTTTCGTGCCGACCCCTTTTATGTTCCAGCCTCCGACAGGTCACCCGAGCCCATCGATTTATTACTCACAGACCTTACATTAA
- the LOC109706176 gene encoding uncharacterized CRM domain-containing protein At3g25440, chloroplastic isoform X3: MAFPSRFVRRSTIESIFGTINSSRIMESSFSHSLRKSLMGFCNGYQAAPSSYLMPRLTVISYFSVCSYSDRISPGIMSSLSPMARYSLNLQNSIVYRLFGLRWWQPIRYRSNALVTLNTNDDVARFSIEKPNAKPGAQKKGSQKPKKKKMSRKAKLNELKWYRLKAKKKMKSPNPEVRMRYKLEKARRKEEWLIEKLRKYEVPRSPEPVHDPEILTEEERFYLKRTGEKKKNYVPVGRRGVFGGVVLNMHLHWKKHETVKIVCKPCKPGQVHEYAEELARLSKGTVIDIKANDTIIFYRGKNYVQPKVMSPPDTLSKQKALEKYRFEQSLEHTSQFIEKLEKELEEYHKHVALFKKCEEINNNRTIDEEITVDNS, from the exons ATGGCTTTCCCTTCTCGGTTCGTCCGACGCAGCACGATCGAGTCGATCTTTGGAACGATCAATTCGAGCCGAATTATGGAATCGTCGTTCTCGCATTCCTTGAG GAAATCATTGATGGGGTTCTGCAATGGATATCAGGCGGCACCTAGTTCATATCTTATGCCAAGGCTTACAGTCATTTCATATTTTTCCGTATGTTCGTATTCCGATCGAATAAGCCCCGGAATTATGTCTTCTTTATCACCTATGGCAAGATATTCTTTGAACCTTCAAAACTCTATTGTTTATAGATTATTTGGCCTGCGATGGTGGCAACCAATTAGATATAGAAGTAATGCTCTGGTCACGCTAAATACTAATGATGATGTTGCCAGATTTTCCATTGAGAAGCCGAATGCCAAACCGGGAGCTCAAAAGAAAGGAAGtcaaaaaccaaagaaaaagaagatgtcGAGGAAAGCAAAACTAAATGAGCTCAAATGGTACCGGTTGAAggcaaagaagaagatgaaatctCCAAACCCTGAAGTTAGGATGCGATATAAGCTTGAGAAG gctagaagaaaagaagaatggCTGATTGAGAAGCTCAGGAAATATGAGGTTCCAAGAAGTCCGGAGCCAGTACATGATCCTGAGATCCTTACTGAAGAAGAGCGATTTTACCTCAAACGAACTggcgaaaagaaaaagaactatGTTCCAGTCGGAAGAAGAGGAGTGTTTGGGGGTGTGGTTCTTAATATGCACCTGCATTGGAAGAAACATGAAACTGTGAAGATAGTTTGCAAGCCTTGTAAACCAGGCCAGGTGCATGAGTATGCTGAGGAGCTAGCACGCCTCAGCAAAGGCACTGTGATAGATATAAAGGCTAACGACACTATAATATTCTACCGTGGAAAGAATTATGTGCAGCCAAAGGTCATGTCTCCTCCAGATACTCTTTCTAAGCAGAAG GCCTTGGAGAAATATAGATTTGAGCAATCTCTTGAACACACTAGCCAGTTCATTGAGAAGCTGGAGAAGGAACTAGAAGAATACCATAAGCATGTGGCATTGTTTAAAAAGTGCGAAGagattaataataatagaacaATTGATGAAGAGATAACTGTTGATAACTCTtga
- the LOC109706176 gene encoding uncharacterized CRM domain-containing protein At3g25440, chloroplastic isoform X2 — protein MDIRRHLVHILCQGLQSFHIFPFSIEKPNAKPGAQKKGSQKPKKKKMSRKAKLNELKWYRLKAKKKMKSPNPEVRMRYKLEKARRKEEWLIEKLRKYEVPRSPEPVHDPEILTEEERFYLKRTGEKKKNYVPVGRRGVFGGVVLNMHLHWKKHETVKIVCKPCKPGQVHEYAEELARLSKGTVIDIKANDTIIFYRGKNYVQPKVMSPPDTLSKQKALEKYRFEQSLEHTSQFIEKLEKELEEYHKHVALFKKCEEINNNRTIDEEITVDNS, from the exons ATGGATATCAGGCGGCACCTAGTTCATATCTTATGCCAAGGCTTACAGTCATTTCATATTTTTCC ATTTTCCATTGAGAAGCCGAATGCCAAACCGGGAGCTCAAAAGAAAGGAAGtcaaaaaccaaagaaaaagaagatgtcGAGGAAAGCAAAACTAAATGAGCTCAAATGGTACCGGTTGAAggcaaagaagaagatgaaatctCCAAACCCTGAAGTTAGGATGCGATATAAGCTTGAGAAG gctagaagaaaagaagaatggCTGATTGAGAAGCTCAGGAAATATGAGGTTCCAAGAAGTCCGGAGCCAGTACATGATCCTGAGATCCTTACTGAAGAAGAGCGATTTTACCTCAAACGAACTggcgaaaagaaaaagaactatGTTCCAGTCGGAAGAAGAGGAGTGTTTGGGGGTGTGGTTCTTAATATGCACCTGCATTGGAAGAAACATGAAACTGTGAAGATAGTTTGCAAGCCTTGTAAACCAGGCCAGGTGCATGAGTATGCTGAGGAGCTAGCACGCCTCAGCAAAGGCACTGTGATAGATATAAAGGCTAACGACACTATAATATTCTACCGTGGAAAGAATTATGTGCAGCCAAAGGTCATGTCTCCTCCAGATACTCTTTCTAAGCAGAAG GCCTTGGAGAAATATAGATTTGAGCAATCTCTTGAACACACTAGCCAGTTCATTGAGAAGCTGGAGAAGGAACTAGAAGAATACCATAAGCATGTGGCATTGTTTAAAAAGTGCGAAGagattaataataatagaacaATTGATGAAGAGATAACTGTTGATAACTCTtga
- the LOC109706176 gene encoding uncharacterized CRM domain-containing protein At3g25440, chloroplastic isoform X1 yields MAFPSRFVRRSTIESIFGTINSSRIMESSFSHSLRFSIEKPNAKPGAQKKGSQKPKKKKMSRKAKLNELKWYRLKAKKKMKSPNPEVRMRYKLEKARRKEEWLIEKLRKYEVPRSPEPVHDPEILTEEERFYLKRTGEKKKNYVPVGRRGVFGGVVLNMHLHWKKHETVKIVCKPCKPGQVHEYAEELARLSKGTVIDIKANDTIIFYRGKNYVQPKVMSPPDTLSKQKALEKYRFEQSLEHTSQFIEKLEKELEEYHKHVALFKKCEEINNNRTIDEEITVDNS; encoded by the exons ATGGCTTTCCCTTCTCGGTTCGTCCGACGCAGCACGATCGAGTCGATCTTTGGAACGATCAATTCGAGCCGAATTATGGAATCGTCGTTCTCGCATTCCTTGAG ATTTTCCATTGAGAAGCCGAATGCCAAACCGGGAGCTCAAAAGAAAGGAAGtcaaaaaccaaagaaaaagaagatgtcGAGGAAAGCAAAACTAAATGAGCTCAAATGGTACCGGTTGAAggcaaagaagaagatgaaatctCCAAACCCTGAAGTTAGGATGCGATATAAGCTTGAGAAG gctagaagaaaagaagaatggCTGATTGAGAAGCTCAGGAAATATGAGGTTCCAAGAAGTCCGGAGCCAGTACATGATCCTGAGATCCTTACTGAAGAAGAGCGATTTTACCTCAAACGAACTggcgaaaagaaaaagaactatGTTCCAGTCGGAAGAAGAGGAGTGTTTGGGGGTGTGGTTCTTAATATGCACCTGCATTGGAAGAAACATGAAACTGTGAAGATAGTTTGCAAGCCTTGTAAACCAGGCCAGGTGCATGAGTATGCTGAGGAGCTAGCACGCCTCAGCAAAGGCACTGTGATAGATATAAAGGCTAACGACACTATAATATTCTACCGTGGAAAGAATTATGTGCAGCCAAAGGTCATGTCTCCTCCAGATACTCTTTCTAAGCAGAAG GCCTTGGAGAAATATAGATTTGAGCAATCTCTTGAACACACTAGCCAGTTCATTGAGAAGCTGGAGAAGGAACTAGAAGAATACCATAAGCATGTGGCATTGTTTAAAAAGTGCGAAGagattaataataatagaacaATTGATGAAGAGATAACTGTTGATAACTCTtga
- the LOC109706163 gene encoding uncharacterized protein LOC109706163, with protein sequence MDETSTQEAPENVPRTNEINTKALTIRIAGSPLLETGETSNPISPSISISPHLNSPSPPSSAFVSALQSPYISPRALEPPLPNSTITTTTTTTTTSQPTNAIPSPISYSSHSDDIPSTSYTPPSERSDFSIEPTGQKPKFSDAAAPPRISFSFPAPRISFTKGSASPSSNAKLRSCDVYIGFHGQNLNLSRFCKWLKSELELQGIASFVADRAKYSDSQSHEIADRIICSAAVGVVVVTPSSFLNPFSLEEIKFFSQKKNLVPLLFDTELAEITSLLDGKEEDKECKEAFEGLVKCSEYKLETNDTNWRSCVLKAVAILRSRLGRKSITEKEKEGPEELPFPRNRHFVGREKEIMEIETAFFGCCDFIDIECPKPVVINGGSSGLSDGFADEESDTIRTNSRFISLEMKKCKEPTLEAWIEPVFEITSKGRGLQKQRSKSRKSRSGGNKGCGGNSSCSVFCINGASGIGKTELALEFAYRYSQRYKVVLWVGGEARYLRQNVLNLSINLGLDVSAEGEKERGRIKSFEEQELDAFQRVRRELFRDVPYLLVIDNLESEKDWWEGKDLHDLIPRNTGATHVIVTTNLSKVMSVDPMQLPPLSLSDALVLIKGRRKKDYPAEEIEVLRKLDERLGRLSFGLWAIGSLLSELSISPSALFEAIERISFNDNAFSLGVTDDGFWRNNSFLMKVMVFCFALMDRAKGRSLSSQMVLVGSWLAPAPISSTLLAAATNKLSAKGSGFHQLGKSLSMSLCFGCLDPQSRKNEFESALLLVKLGLAKRANRQSGFWIQIHPIAQMFGRRRGGPSAAMSAVHGVTKLGNAALYSDHLWASAFLVFGFKSEPPLVQLKPVEMVLFIKKVALPLAVRSFATFSRCSSALELLKVCTNILEEVEKSFVSQIQDPKNRSLCWKKDKKPQCSQRVDEYLWQEVTLLKAALLETRAKLLLRGGLFDSGEELCRTCISIRTVMLGHGHAQTLAAQETLAKLVRYRSKI encoded by the coding sequence ATGGATGAAACTTCCACCCAAGAAGCTCCTGAAAATGTTCCTCGCACCAATGAAATCAACACAAAGGCATTGACCATCAGGATAGCAGGATCACCATTGCTAGAAACTGGAGAGACATCCAACCCAATCTCTCCTTCCATTTCCATCTCCCCACATTTGaactctccttctcctccttcctcagcTTTTGTATCAGCTTTGCAATCTCCTTACATTTCCCCAAGAGCCTTGGAACCCCCTCTACCAAATAgcaccatcaccaccaccaccaccaccaccaccacctcacAGCCCACAAATGCAATCCCTTCACCAATCTCATACTCCTCTCACTCTGATGACATTCCAAGCACTTCCTACACTCCCCCATCCGAAAGATCCGATTTTTCGATTGAACCAACAGGCCAAAAGCCCAAATTTTCCGATGCCGCGGCTCCGCCGAgaatctccttctccttccctgCCCCTCGAATCTCCTTCACTAAAGGCTCAGCCTCCCCTTCTTCCAACGCAAAACTCCGAAGCTGCGATGTTTATATCGGTTTCCATGGCCAGAACCTCAATCTAAGCAGATTCTGTAAATGGCTCAAGTCTGAGCTTGAGCTCCAAGGAATAGCTTCTTTCGTCGCCGATCGAGCTAAGTATTCCGACTCCCAAAGCCACGAGATTGCCGACCGTATCATTTGCTCTGCCGCTGTCGGTGTCGTAGTTGTTACTCCTTCGAGCTTTTTGAATCCTTTTAGTTTGGAGGAAATCAAGTTCTTTTCTCAGAAGAAGAATCTGGTTCCTCTATTGTTTGATACCGAGCTAGCAGAGATTACCAGCCTTTTAGATGGTAAGGAGGAAGATAAGGAATGTAAAGAGGCCTTTGAAGGGCTAGTTAAGTGTAGCGAGTACAAGCTCGAAACAAATGATACCAACTGGAGAAGTTGTGTGTTAAAGGCTGTCGCAATCTTAAGATCGAGACTTGGAAGGAAGAGTATTacggagaaggagaaagaaggtcCCGAGGAGTTGCCATTTCCCCGAAATCGGCATTTTGTCGGTAGGGAAAAGGAGATAATGGAAATCGAAACTGCTTTCTTTGGGTGCTGTGATTTTATTGATATAGAGTGCCCGAAGCCAGTGGTGATTAATGGCGGATCGAGTGGGTTGTCGGACGGATTTGCTGATGAAGAGAGCGATACGATTAGAACCAATAGTAGATTCATCAGTTTGGAGATGAAAAAGTGCAAGGAGCCTACTTTAGAAGCTTGGATTGAGCCGGTGTTTGAAATAACGAGTAAAGGAAGAGGCCTTCAGAAGCAGAGATCAAAGAGCAGGAAATCGAGGAGCGGAGGAAACAAAGGCTGTGGTGGTAATAGTAGTTGCAGTGTTTTCTGCATAAATGGGGCTTCAGGTATCGGAAAGACCGAGCTGGCGTTAGAGTTTGCTTACAGATACTCCCAGAGGTACAAGGTGGTTTTGTGGGTGGGCGGAGAAGCAAGGTATTTGAGGCAGAATGTATTGAATTTGTCGATCAATTTGGGCTTGGACGTTAGTGCCgaaggagagaaggagagagggaggaTAAAAAGCTTTGAAGAACAGGAGCTCGATGCTTTTCAGAGAGTGAGGCGCGAGCTATTTAGAGATGTACCTTACTTGCTCGTGATTGATAATCTCGAGAGTGAGAAAGATTGGTGGGAAGGCAAAGATCTTCATGATCTGATACCGAGAAATACCGGAGCTACCCATGTAATTGTTACTACTAATCTGTCGAAAGTGATGAGCGTCGATCCCATGCAGCTCCCACCTTTATCCTTATCCGATGCGTTGGTTTTGATCAaagggaggaggaagaaggactACCCTGCGGAGGAAATCGAAGTTCTTCGTAAGCTTGATGAGAGATTGGGAAGATTGAGCTTCGGGTTGTGGGCTATTGGGTCCTTGCTATCGGAACTATCAATATCTCCTTCGGCACTTTTTGAGGCCATCGAGAGGATTTCCTTCAATGATAATGCCTTCTCTTTAGGTGTTACTGATGACGGCTTCTGGAGGAACAATTCTTTCTTGATGAAAGTAATGGTTTTCTGCTTCGCCTTAATGGATCGAGCTAAAGGAAGGAGCCTTTCGTCACAAATGGTTCTCGTAGGTTCCTGGCTTGCTCCTGCTCCTATTTCGTCGACTCTACTAGCTGCTGCAACTAATAAGCTTTCCGCAAAGGGAAGCGGTTTCCACCAGTTGGGAAAATCTCTTTCCATGTCTCTTTGTTTTGGTTGTTTGGACCCACAATCTCGCAAAAATGAATTCGAATCCGCTCTGTTGCTGGTTAAGCTAGGGTTGGCTAAAAGAGCGAACCGCCAGTCGGgtttttggattcaaattcacCCGATCGCACAAATGTTCGGCAGAAGGCGAGGCGGGCCTTCGGCTGCCATGTCAGCGGTGCACGGAGTGACCAAGTTGGGCAATGCTGCATTGTACTCGGACCACTTATGGGCTTCTGCTTTTCTCGTATTCGGGTTCAAATCCGAGCCCCCTCTCGTTCAGCTTAAGCCCGTAGAAATGGTCCTTTTCATCAAGAAGGTGGCGCTCCCCCTCGCGGTCCGGTCATTCGCGACCTTCTCAAGGTGCAGTTCAGCTCTCGAGCTCCTGAAAGTGTGCACGAATATTCTAGAAGAGGTTGAGAAGTCGTTCGTGTCGCAAATTCAGGATCCGAAAAATAGATCACTATGTTGGAAGAAGGACAAGAAGCCTCAATGCAGTCAAAGAGTGGATGAGTATTTGTGGCAGGAAGTGACTTTACTGAAGGCGGCGTTGCTCGAGACGAGGGCGAAACTGCTTCTGCGAGGAGGGCTTTTCGACAGCGGCGAGGAGCTGTGCAGGACATGCATTAGTATTAGGACAGTGATGCTTGGCCATGGCCATGCACAAACTTTGGCTGCTCAAGAAACACTAGCTAAGTTGGTGAGGTATAGGAGTAagatatag